Proteins from a genomic interval of Eschrichtius robustus isolate mEscRob2 chromosome 9, mEscRob2.pri, whole genome shotgun sequence:
- the TMEM200A gene encoding transmembrane protein 200A, which translates to MIATGGVITGLAALKRQDSARSQHHVNLSPSPAAQEKKPVRRRPRADVVVVRGKIRLYSPSGFFLILGVLISIVGIAMAVLGYWPQKESFIDAETTLSTNETQVIRSQGGVVVRFFEQHLHSDNMKMLGPFTMGIGIFIFICANAILHENRDKETKVIHMRDIYSTVIDIHTLRIKEQKHMNGIYPGLMGETEVKQNGHSCASRLAANTIASFSGFRSSFRMDSSVEEDELVINESKSFGHLMPPLLSDSSNSVCGLCPPPSQTTDDKTSGPKKCETKSIVSSSISTFTLPVIKLNNCVIDEPSIDNITEDADNLKSRSRNLSMDSLMVPLPNTSQSFQPVSMMIPRNNSIGESLSSQYKSSVALGPGAGQLLSPGDARRQFGSNTSLHLLSSHSKSLDLDRGHSTLTVQAEQRKHPSWPRLDRSNSKGYMKLENKEDPMERLLVPQAAIKKDFTNKEKLLMISRSHNNLSFEHDEFLSNNLKRGTSETRF; encoded by the coding sequence ATGATAGCAACTGGTGGAGTGATAACTGGCCTGGCCGCCTTGAAGAGGCAAGACTCTGCCAGATCGCAGCATCATGTCAACCTCAGCCCGTCGCCTGCTGCCCAGGAGAAGAAACCGGTCAGGCGTCGACCTCGGGCCGATGTCGTGGTTGTTCGCGGCAAGATCCGGCTTTATTCCCCATCTGGTTTCTTCCTCATTTTAGGAGTCCTTATCTCCATTGTAGGGATCGCAATGGCAGTCCTTGGATATTGGCCTCAAAAAGAAAGTTTTATCGATGCTGAGACGACATTGTCAACAAACGAAACTCAGGTCATCCGGAGCCAAGGTGGCGTGGTGGTCCGCTTCTTTGAGCAGCATTTGCATTCTGATAACATGAAAATGCTTGGCCCTTTCACAATGGGGAttggcattttcattttcatttgtgctAACGCCATTCTTCACGAGAACCGtgacaaagaaacaaaagtcaTACATATGAGGGATATCTATTCCACAGTCATCGACATCCACACGCTAAGAATCAAGGAGCAAAAGCATATGAATGGCATCTACCCTGGTTTAATGGGGGAAACGGAAGTAAAACAGAATGGGCACTCCTGTGCCTCGAGACTGGCAGCAAACACCATTGCTTCTTTTTCAGGTTTTAGGAGCAGTTTTCGGATGGACAGTTCTGTTGAGGAGGATGAGCTGGTGATAAATGAAAGTAAGAGTTTTGGACACCTTATGCCACCTTTGCTCTCTGACAGCTCTAACTCTGTTTGTGGCCTCTGTCCACCTCCTTCCCAGACAACTGATGATAAGACCAGTGGCCCTAAGAAATGTGAAACCAAGTCAATTGTGTCATCGTCCATCAGTACTTTTACATTGCCTGTGATCAAACTTAATAATTGCGTTATCGATGAGCCCAGTATAGACAACATCACTGAGGATGCTGATAACCTCAAAAGTAGGTCGAGGAATTTGTCAATGGACTCCCTGATGGTCCCTTTGCCCAATACCAGTCAGTCCTTCCAGCCAGTCAGTATGATGATCCCAAGGAATAATTCCATTGGGGAGTCGCTGTCAAGTCAGTACAAGTCCTCTGTGGCCCTTGGACCTGGGGCTGGACAGCTCTTGTCTCCTGGGGATGCCAGAAGACAGTTTGGGTCCAACACATCCTTGCATTTGCTCTCGTCACATTCGAAATCCTTAGACTTAGACCGGGGTCACTCCACCTTAACCGTTCAGGCAGAACAACGGAAACATCCAAGTTGGCCTCGGTTGGATCGAAGCAACAGCAAAGGATACATGAAACTAGAGAACAAAGAGGACCCGATGGAGAGGCTGCTTGTACCCCAAGCTGCAATCAAGAAAGACTTTACCAATAAGGAGAAGCTTCTTATGATTTCAAGATCTCACAATAATTTGAGTTTTGAACACGATGAGTTTTTGAGTAACAACTTGAAGCGGGGTACTTCTGAAACAAGGTTTTAA